A single genomic interval of bacterium harbors:
- a CDS encoding ABC transporter permease gives MLRFIARRLLQMIPVVFFVSVIIFTLINLIPGDAARLFLGEEASPDALVALRHQLGLDQPLPVQYARWVGGMLHGDFGHSFKDNRSVLATVLQKIPVTAELSAFALLIAWSIAIPAGVLAAWRRRTAVDYAASAAALTGLSIPNFWLGIMLIYLFAVNLHWLPASGFVPPTHDLGRNLRTIIMPAFVLGVVLAAVVMRQLRSSMLEVMSADFVRTANAKGLAAVTVLVRHALRNAVIPVITVMGIQLGTLLGGVVITETIFSIPGLGRLAVESIYARDFPMLEGVVMFSAFSVLAVNLFVDIVYSIIDPRITLGGSPT, from the coding sequence ATGCTGCGCTTCATCGCCCGCCGGCTTCTCCAGATGATTCCCGTGGTCTTCTTCGTCAGCGTGATCATCTTCACGCTCATCAACCTGATCCCGGGCGACGCGGCGCGGCTCTTCCTCGGCGAGGAGGCCTCCCCGGACGCCCTGGTCGCCCTCCGGCATCAACTTGGCCTGGACCAGCCGCTCCCGGTGCAGTACGCCCGGTGGGTCGGCGGCATGCTGCACGGCGACTTCGGCCATTCGTTCAAGGACAACCGGTCGGTGCTCGCAACCGTGCTGCAGAAGATCCCTGTGACCGCGGAGCTCTCCGCGTTCGCGCTCCTGATCGCCTGGTCCATCGCCATTCCGGCCGGCGTACTCGCGGCCTGGCGCCGCCGGACGGCGGTGGACTATGCCGCGTCGGCGGCCGCGCTCACCGGCCTCAGCATTCCGAACTTCTGGCTCGGGATCATGTTGATCTATCTCTTCGCGGTCAATCTCCACTGGCTGCCCGCCTCGGGCTTCGTGCCGCCCACGCACGACCTCGGCCGCAATCTGCGCACGATCATCATGCCGGCCTTCGTGCTCGGCGTCGTGCTGGCCGCGGTCGTGATGCGGCAGTTGCGCAGCAGCATGCTCGAGGTCATGAGCGCGGATTTCGTCCGCACCGCGAACGCGAAGGGACTGGCCGCCGTGACGGTGCTGGTGCGCCACGCGCTGCGGAACGCGGTGATCCCGGTGATCACCGTGATGGGCATTCAGCTCGGCACCCTGCTCGGCGGCGTCGTCATCACCGAGACGATCTTCTCGATCCCGGGCCTCGGCCGGCTCGCCGTCGAGTCCATCTACGCCCGCGATTTTCCGATGCTCGAGGGCGTGGTGATGTTCAGC
- a CDS encoding ABC transporter substrate-binding protein has protein sequence MRRWSVLVLVAVLLAGGLGAASAQGGRRGGTLRAGLDSDPPNMDPHRSTAAVDRQVYQNLYDKLVDTDANLTIVPMLATSWTSSPDGKTVTFKLRQGVKFQDGTPFNADAVKYNFERMKDPKFPSARRSEILPVQSVTVVDASTVRLNLEKPYSPLLYVLTDRAGMMVSPAAAQKEGLDFALHPVGTGPFSFVEKIPQDHVTLQRNPNYWAKGEPYLDRIVYRPFVDDNARVANLKSGDVDIINRVPAPQIKSLAAEAAKPDARFKLLVHGAFEWDGIYLNVTKPPFDNKALRQAFNATIDRNAIANVVLQGAVFPAYSFFPNGTPAYDPNWKIPPRNIPLAKEKLQAAGHPGGFEFTVLSTPGPVNQSILQAIQSMAAEAGIQMKIQLLEFGQLLTTTDHLQHQAALLGWSGRPDPDFDIYPFMTPSGIGSFNDAGYTNPKVTELLDAARLLNDMNQRRRAYGEVTKILADDMPYVWLYFPKEYKLVSTKVHGYVHVPDGMMRFASAWLSQ, from the coding sequence ATGCGCAGATGGAGCGTGCTGGTGCTCGTCGCGGTGTTGCTGGCGGGCGGGCTGGGAGCCGCGTCCGCGCAGGGCGGACGGCGGGGCGGAACGCTGCGCGCGGGGCTCGACTCCGATCCGCCGAACATGGATCCTCACCGGTCCACCGCGGCGGTCGACCGGCAGGTTTATCAGAACCTCTACGACAAGCTCGTCGACACCGACGCGAATCTCACGATCGTCCCGATGCTTGCGACCTCCTGGACGAGCAGCCCCGATGGCAAGACCGTGACCTTCAAGCTGCGGCAGGGCGTCAAGTTCCAGGACGGCACGCCCTTCAACGCGGACGCCGTCAAGTACAATTTCGAGCGCATGAAGGACCCCAAGTTCCCCTCCGCGCGGCGCAGCGAGATTCTGCCGGTCCAAAGCGTGACCGTCGTCGACGCCTCCACGGTGCGCCTCAACCTCGAGAAGCCGTACAGCCCGCTGCTTTACGTGCTCACCGACCGGGCCGGCATGATGGTGTCCCCGGCCGCGGCGCAGAAGGAGGGCCTCGACTTTGCCCTCCACCCGGTGGGGACCGGCCCGTTCTCGTTCGTCGAGAAGATTCCTCAAGATCACGTCACGCTGCAGCGCAATCCCAACTACTGGGCGAAGGGCGAGCCGTACCTCGACCGGATCGTCTACCGGCCGTTTGTGGACGACAACGCGCGCGTGGCCAACCTCAAGTCGGGCGACGTGGACATCATCAACCGCGTGCCGGCGCCGCAGATCAAATCGCTGGCGGCCGAGGCGGCGAAGCCGGACGCTAGGTTCAAACTACTCGTCCACGGTGCATTCGAGTGGGACGGCATCTATCTGAACGTGACGAAGCCGCCGTTCGATAACAAGGCGCTCCGCCAGGCGTTCAATGCCACGATCGACCGCAACGCGATCGCGAACGTGGTGTTGCAGGGCGCGGTCTTTCCCGCCTACTCGTTCTTCCCGAACGGGACACCGGCCTACGATCCGAACTGGAAGATCCCGCCGCGCAACATCCCGCTGGCCAAAGAGAAGCTGCAGGCGGCGGGTCACCCCGGGGGCTTCGAGTTTACGGTGCTGTCGACGCCTGGGCCGGTCAACCAGTCGATCCTCCAGGCGATCCAGTCCATGGCCGCAGAAGCGGGCATCCAGATGAAGATTCAGCTGCTCGAGTTCGGACAGCTGCTGACGACGACGGATCATTTGCAGCACCAGGCGGCGCTGCTCGGCTGGAGCGGCCGGCCCGATCCGGATTTCGACATCTACCCGTTCATGACGCCGTCCGGGATCGGCTCGTTCAACGACGCGGGCTACACGAACCCGAAGGTGACGGAGCTGCTGGACGCGGCGAGGCTGCTCAACGACATGAATCAGCGCCGCCGCGCGTACGGCGAGGTGACGAAGATCCTCGCGGACGACATGCCCTACGTCTGGCTGTACTTCCCAAAGGAATACAAACTGGTGTCCACCAAGGTGCATGGGTACGTGCACGTGCCGGACGGCATGATGCGGTTCGCCTCGGCCTGGCTGTCGCAATAG